One genomic segment of Salinigranum rubrum includes these proteins:
- a CDS encoding NUDIX hydrolase, which yields MVFAAGGLLWRDGLDTLAVVHRPRYDDWSLPKGKLEPGELLPETAVREVEEETGFAVRREGFAGRYQYEVSVGPKTVFVWHMRALAERAPPDDEVDELAWLGVDEALARLTYDLERDLLRRATARDGR from the coding sequence ATGGTCTTCGCGGCGGGCGGGTTGCTGTGGCGTGACGGTTTAGACACCCTCGCGGTCGTCCACCGCCCCCGGTACGACGACTGGAGCCTCCCGAAGGGAAAGCTCGAACCGGGCGAACTCCTCCCCGAGACCGCGGTTCGAGAGGTCGAAGAGGAGACGGGCTTCGCGGTTCGGCGCGAGGGGTTCGCCGGTCGCTACCAGTACGAGGTCAGTGTCGGACCGAAGACGGTGTTCGTCTGGCACATGCGTGCGCTCGCCGAGCGAGCACCGCCCGACGACGAGGTGGACGAACTCGCGTGGCTCGGGGTCGACGAGGCGCTCGCCCGTCTGACGTACGACCTCGAACGTGACCTGCTCCGGCGGGCGACGGCGCGGGACGGCCGCTGA